One part of the Nematostella vectensis chromosome 8, jaNemVect1.1, whole genome shotgun sequence genome encodes these proteins:
- the LOC116615741 gene encoding G2/M phase-specific E3 ubiquitin-protein ligase produces the protein MEGLKTCCMLGLVQAYPEKFRTVFEVPKELTAEMLDDIFDVKYSPRDSNKFHAETEVIFNFTQYLEDIEKGQISSVLEGKEVVVTLNHVIQFVTGSHGIPAIGFTPRPSIHFNHDSPNRKLTANTCANQLTLTVDGRIRQYEHFSRDFTFCMFNSRGFGLL, from the coding sequence ATGGAAGGGCTGAAGACTTGCTGCATGCTGGGCCTTGTTCAAGCCTATCCAGAGAAATTCAGAACTGTGTTTGAGGTGCCAAAGGAACTCACAGCAGAAATGTTGGATGACATTTTTGATGTCAAGTACAGTCCAAGGGATAGTAACAAGTTCCATGCTGAAACAGAAGTCATTTTCAACTTCACACAGTACTTGGAGGATATTGAAAAGGGGCAAATTTCTTCTGTGCTAGAGGGAAAAGAAGTTGTTGTCACTCTAAATCATGTCATACAGTTTGTAACTGGATCTCATGGCATTCCTGCTATAGGATTTACTCCTAGACCATCCATCCATTTTAATCATGACAGTCCCAACAGAAAGCTTACTGCAAATACTTGTGCGAACCAGCTGACACTCACAGTTGATGGTAGAATCAGACAGTATGAGCATTTCTCTCGGGATTTTACATTTTGTATGTTCAACTCCCGAGGGTTTGGATTGCTTTGA